Genomic segment of Salvia hispanica cultivar TCC Black 2014 chromosome 2, UniMelb_Shisp_WGS_1.0, whole genome shotgun sequence:
TCTCCATATCTGATCACTGCTGTTGAATTTAAATCTTGGACCAgctttaatattttgttacttTATGTACTAATATAACCACAAAGACAAAGCAAAATAAACCTAATAAGCACCGAGAGAGTAAAAAAACCTTATAAGCAcggtgaaataaaatactcattccatccttaaaaaatatactccctccgtcccacatttgtagTATTACtaacatttagttatggcacgagttttaaggaattggtggagtgtgtaattaatgaagtgagaggtggagtgtgtaattaatgaaatgagatggtggagtgagatgatgaagtgtgtaataaatgaagtgaaatggagtgtataataaatgaagtgagttggttgactctctttgactttttgattttttatttttgttttgatttattttaaatatagataatgacattttagtgtaattttagtgaataatggggtaaaattttatgtgcaaatatggtaaattctaaatgttactccaaatgtgggacggacctttatggcaaaatgttactacaaatctGGGACGGGgggtattagttttataatttgagCGTCTCCCTAAATTAGACCAAgtgtaaatatgaaatgtttttaacCGATTAcacactactaataatgtggatcTCCCAATCCACTAATGCTATTTTCACTATcttttccatctctcttacattTTTACATCTTActattactttatcaattgcacattaaaacccgtgtcatatataaatttatctattttttaaggACGGATGAGTAGTTGTGAAAGAGTGGCAGTTAGAGAGATCCTGCAGCTTCAACACTTCActtgtatgtatgtatgtctATTATATATGCACAATGTTGATATTACAAAATGTTCAATGCAAgtacataaaatattcattgttTGAAGTCCTACAATTAGAACTGTTTGTATTTTATGCACCcctattaatatatatgcGACAGTAACGAAACTTGTGTATAACATGAATGCATAGTGCAACCAGAATCAAAAAGAAGatattgaaagaaaaagagaactAACTCACTGCAGCAGAATGACTCTTCTTCAATTCCTATCAACTTATAACTTTGGCATTTGCAATCCCGGTTTCTGTCTTTACAGGTTTCCCACCATCTTACGACGGGATGTTGAAATGAAAAAGCCAAGAAATGACAAAGGCAAACACCATACAAGCGAGAAGAAAATTTAAGAAGCGATGACCATTTAAGCAAGTTCGGGTTTCTAGAGTGGAGGGGGCGGGAGCTAAGGATGTGGCAGTAGCTGCACCATCTGTGTGGCTTTCACTCACTTGTTGAACAGCCTCCATATCAGTAGGACCAACAACGTTGCACGCCACCGAGTTGCAAATTTCACAAGTCCTGAGGTCAGCAGAGACATGATCAGAGAGCTGAGCCAAATGCAAAACAATTGCTACTACAAGGAAAAGGGGATAAAATGCTTCTGGTTTCAATGCTTCTTTATTGTCCGGAAAAATGGCATCAATCTTGAATTTATTACTGTCGATTTGAAAGTTACTCGATCCAGTCGAAATAGCAGTCAGAAAGCGGAGAATGCAAATGTAGCAGATGAAGAAATGTGATGGTTATAGTCAAGtaaaatttgatgataaaaCCTTCAAATTCTGCTTCATCTTTCACTAGTTTAATGAGTTTCACAGCCTATgctactaaaaaaaaaaactttgcTCAGTTTAaagaattaagtaaaaaaaggATAGACTTTGAAATGCGAAATCAGATTTGGCATTTGCTAGCATTAAATCGTTATTGACACCATACCAAGGTAACAGGTTAGGTTAATCAATGTTACACCATAAGGTAAGACAAATATTTCTCCCACCATGAATTCAACAACTATTTGGTTTGAAAAGATTTAGGCTTTTAGCCATGTCTTTCCAGGTGTATAGGagtaatatactaaaaatattgcCTTTGGCTGAGGAATCCCTGTAAATTCTGagattttattactataatcaAGAAAAACTCATTTGCTTTAACATCacattcttgattatattCCCTCATCAGCATTTACCAGAAACACTAACCAAACCAAACACTACCATAACAAGACAAAGGAAAGGAATCCAAGAAAACAACCTTAAACAGACACACACCAcaattcaatattaataattgaaaattgaagagTTACTGACTTGTTTCCTTTGATTTTGAACCATGTTTCAGCACAATGCTTGTGAGCAGCAGCTAAATCATCCTTACAAGAGCACCCCAATTGAATGGCAATCCCAGAGCTAGGGCTACTGCTCACCAAACCCAAATGGCAAATCCGGCAATCTCTCTCAATCACCTCCTGCACCGCTTTCTCCCCGCTCTCTAAATCCAAATATTCCAAATCCCCATCTTCCAAAATCTCCGACCCACAGGCGAAGCTGCAATCGTCGTTGAATTGCGAGTTGCAAGAGCCCTCCACGGCGTCGGAGAAGCAAACGCTTCCCTCCTTGTCTTCGCCGCATTCCAAATCTGTGTTGGATATTATTCCTAAAGCAGCCATTTGTGAATTGTTTCAAGGCGCTGCAGCTACATAAATACcttcaaaattcaatctttataCAACCCATTTCCTAATTTCTCCGCTTCTGTCATGAATTCTACTATGTTTTTGAGGTATGAGAAAGAATGAATCTTGAAATGTGTTGAATCTGAGCAAATTCAAGACTCTCTGTCTATTTATCAACTtctgaaattgaaaatgacaCTTTATTTTCGAAGGTTgggagtagtagtagtatgtgGCAAGAATTAGAAATCCATCGATTTTAAagtatagaaataaaaaagaatttacaacaaaaatgGCAGTACTT
This window contains:
- the LOC125204903 gene encoding uncharacterized protein LOC125204903, which gives rise to MAALGIISNTDLECGEDKEGSVCFSDAVEGSCNSQFNDDCSFACGSEILEDGDLEYLDLESGEKAVQEVIERDCRICHLGLVSSSPSSGIAIQLGCSCKDDLAAAHKHCAETWFKIKGNKTCEICNSVACNVVGPTDMEAVQQVSESHTDGAATATSLAPAPSTLETRTCLNGHRFLNFLLACMVFAFVISWLFHFNIPS